In Desulfosporosinus youngiae DSM 17734, the genomic stretch AGTAGGCTTTGCCGCCCAAACCACTGCCTAAACGCAGTTCCAGAGCTTGTACATCCGCTGCTTTGAGTACCGCATCAGCTGAAATAATCATTGATGCCAGGGAAAAACATTCCATAATTCCCAGGGCCCCGATTCCATCAGGCATGGTTGTGGCCGTGATGGCTGGGAAAATGCCTTCATGAACATTAGCGAGGATAAAGCTGTCGACCAGATATTCGCCTGCTGTTTCAATCCCTACGCTGATCGAGCTTTCTACAGCGGCGACATCTCCTTTGATGATGGCGATATATTTACCGGGACAGACGGGGGTTGCGCTGACCACTTCCACGTAGGCTGTTTTAAGCATCAAGTCTGTCGCATGGATCCCCCGGGCAATACTCGTAAGCTCAATCATACCTATTGCACTATACATACGAACCCACCTTTATCAAAATAGAATGATCCTTAATCTCTGCCACAGTTCCTTCGAAACTGGAGTGAACGGGGGCTCCAAGGCTGTTGTCCGGAATTTTGCCAATCAGTTGTCCGGCTTTCACCTTCTCGCCGATCTCAACCACCGGGATTGCCGGCGCTCCAATGTGCTGCTGCAGAGCAATCCGGATGTATTCGGGGCGAAACTCGACCTGAGTCATAGGGGCCGGTTGATCGAAGGCTGATAAGCCAAGTTTCATGACGAGACGTTTACTGGGAATCAGGCGGTAGTCTCTGGCCGGCCGCGCTTGGAAATCCATCTCCAGGGGCTGATATCTTATCCCTTGTTCCGCCAGCTTACGTTTGTAAAGGCTATTGACCGAGCGGGGATGGAGATTAGCCGGGCAGGAAAATAATTCGCAGGCATTGCATTCGCAACACAATTGGGCGATTTGCTGGTCCTTGACATCCTCCAAATTGTAGCTCAGAGCGCGCATGACTTTATGGGGCTGCATATTGTGCCCCAGGAGATAACGGGGACACAGATCGGTGCACATGCGGCATTGTTCACAGGCAGTCTTGCCGATGACTCTGGCCCGCTCGAGGCTGACGGATTTTTTCCGGATCAGAAAGTGGTCCTTTTTAAGCAGGACATAGCCTTTGCTTTTTTTGGTTACATACCCATTAACCTGGTTCAGGACAGAACCCATCATAGGGCCGCCATCGATCACGGCATAATCATCCGGATTGTCTACTCCGCATTGTCCGATGACCTCTTGGATGGATACGCCTACGGGTACTTTAAGGGTCATACGCTGAGGAATATCTCCAGCTACGGTAATATAGGTTTCTGTGACAGGCTTTCCGGCTATGGCCCTGCATATATTCAGGGCAGTTTCCGAATTGATAACCACACACCCTACTTTAAGAGGAATGGCTGCCTCCGGAACAATTCGTTGGGTCAGTTCATGAACTAAAACCTGTTCGTCCCCAGCGGGATAGATATCCCTAAGCTCCATCACTTCCATATAATCTGTAAGTCCCAAAGCTGAAATTCTTTCCCGCATGAGGCCAATGACCTTTTTATGTTTGCCCTTGATACCCATGATGGCTTTGCGGGCTTCAACCTGTCTTCCCGCCGCTTCCAAACCTCTGATGATTTGATCAGGAAACAGCTCCATCAATTGCTGGTCCACGCGAAGCAGGGGTTCACATTCAGCTCCATTAAGCAATATATACTCGGCTTGAGAGGTTAGTTTAGCATGAGTCGGAAATCCGGCTCCGCCTGCCCCAATCACTCCTGCCTCCTTGACTAAGTTCAGCAGATCCAACGTTCCCCACCTCCGGTTTTTTTAAAATGTGCAGTCTTCGTCAATAATGCCTACAATGGCTGCATCAATGGGTACATCCTCCCGATCCATCATTTTGCGGGCCGAGCTGCCAAGACTGACCAGGACTCGGTCCCCTATGCCAGCACTGATGGTGTCCGCGGCTATGATGAGACGACCGGCATCAAGACCGCCCAGGATTTCTACCAACATGAATTTCAGCCCTACAAGGGAATCCGCTTTTCTGGTTGCCCAAATATTATCAATTACTTTTGCAGCTATCATCGGATTTCACCTGTTTTCTCTTCTTTAAATTTATAGATTATTTCCTGGATAGCAGCTTCCACTGATGCCGTATCACCGAAGACAGCGATCATAATCATATTCTGGGGGCATTGACCTTTAATGTCTTCCACAACCACCCCTGCCGCTTTTTCCGCAATATCCGCAGCAAAAACCATATCAATTAACCGCCCTTGAACTAAACCTACCGCATCATAGTTCTCAATAGAGACTGTTGAAGAGGAGCCTTTACGCCGAAAGAGCATATCCACAGTCCCCCTGGAAGGGGATTTTATAATTCGATACTCCATGTTATACGTCACTCCTGATTAAAGGATTTCCTGGGTGCAGTTAAGGGCAATACCTAAAGGGGTTACAAACATGGGGTTCTTGGGTTTATAAGTGGGAAGGTTGGTTTGTTTGGCGATAATATCCTCGATTCCATCCAGACAACAGGTCCCGCCGACCAAATAAATCTCGTTGACCGGGTATTCAGCTATATGACGGCTGATAATGGATGAGACCTTTTCAATCACCGGTCTTAATACGGGTATTAATTCCCGATGGTTTTTAAAATCACGCTTATATTGATCCGCATCCTCAAAACTCATTTTATAAGCACCGGAAATAACCAGAGAAAAGTGAGTACCCCCTGTCGGCTCATCGGCAACATAGATGACCTTGCCGTCTTTCAGAACGGCAGTCCCCGTAGTACCGCCGCCTATATCAACAATCGCACCGTCTTTAATCTTAAGTACGGCATTGGCCGCTGTCGGTTCATCCAATAGGTTGGTGATTTCGAAACCAGCCCCCTGTACTACATGTTTGATGGCTCCTGAGTCAAGGGTAAAGGTTCCCGGGGGAAGCGCTGCTGCCGCATAGATCAGTTCCGCACCCAGTTTTTCTTCAAGTTCTTGTTTTAACTCTCTGACGATGCGTATTGCCCCGATATAGTCCACCACCATCCCATCTTTGAC encodes the following:
- the eutJ gene encoding ethanolamine utilization protein EutJ, producing the protein MERVNPAFLYCDQLVRDFEKVIKTPILHKSSVYYTGVDLGTAYIVLAVLDENYQPVAGAYRLASVVKDGMVVDYIGAIRIVRELKQELEEKLGAELIYAAAALPPGTFTLDSGAIKHVVQGAGFEITNLLDEPTAANAVLKIKDGAIVDIGGGTTGTAVLKDGKVIYVADEPTGGTHFSLVISGAYKMSFEDADQYKRDFKNHRELIPVLRPVIEKVSSIISRHIAEYPVNEIYLVGGTCCLDGIEDIIAKQTNLPTYKPKNPMFVTPLGIALNCTQEIL
- a CDS encoding BMC domain-containing protein, with translation MEYRIIKSPSRGTVDMLFRRKGSSSTVSIENYDAVGLVQGRLIDMVFAADIAEKAAGVVVEDIKGQCPQNMIMIAVFGDTASVEAAIQEIIYKFKEEKTGEIR
- a CDS encoding 4Fe-4S dicluster domain-containing protein; this translates as MDLLNLVKEAGVIGAGGAGFPTHAKLTSQAEYILLNGAECEPLLRVDQQLMELFPDQIIRGLEAAGRQVEARKAIMGIKGKHKKVIGLMRERISALGLTDYMEVMELRDIYPAGDEQVLVHELTQRIVPEAAIPLKVGCVVINSETALNICRAIAGKPVTETYITVAGDIPQRMTLKVPVGVSIQEVIGQCGVDNPDDYAVIDGGPMMGSVLNQVNGYVTKKSKGYVLLKKDHFLIRKKSVSLERARVIGKTACEQCRMCTDLCPRYLLGHNMQPHKVMRALSYNLEDVKDQQIAQLCCECNACELFSCPANLHPRSVNSLYKRKLAEQGIRYQPLEMDFQARPARDYRLIPSKRLVMKLGLSAFDQPAPMTQVEFRPEYIRIALQQHIGAPAIPVVEIGEKVKAGQLIGKIPDNSLGAPVHSSFEGTVAEIKDHSILIKVGSYV
- a CDS encoding EutN/CcmL family microcompartment protein, whose translation is MIAAKVIDNIWATRKADSLVGLKFMLVEILGGLDAGRLIIAADTISAGIGDRVLVSLGSSARKMMDREDVPIDAAIVGIIDEDCTF
- a CDS encoding BMC domain-containing protein, which codes for MYSAIGMIELTSIARGIHATDLMLKTAYVEVVSATPVCPGKYIAIIKGDVAAVESSISVGIETAGEYLVDSFILANVHEGIFPAITATTMPDGIGALGIMECFSLASMIISADAVLKAADVQALELRLGSGLGGKAYFTFTGDVGAVEAGIQAGKAIAMEKGLLVDTEVIPSPSDRLWASLF